The following are encoded together in the Oncorhynchus masou masou isolate Uvic2021 chromosome 5, UVic_Omas_1.1, whole genome shotgun sequence genome:
- the LOC135539870 gene encoding tubulin alpha chain-like: MRECISVHVGQAGVQMGNACWELYCLEHGIQPDGQMPSDKTIGGGDDSFNTFFSETGAGKHVPRAVFVDLEPTVIDEVRTGTYRQLFHPEQLITGKEDAANNYARGHYTIGKEIIDMVLDRTRKLADQCTGLQGFLVFHSFGGGTGSGFTSLLMERLSVDYGKKSKLEFSIYPAPQVSTAVVEPYNAILTTHTTLEHSDCAFMVDNEAIYDICRRNLDIERPSYTNLNRLIGQIVSSITASLRFDGALNVDLTEFQTNLVPYPRIHFPLATYAPVISAERAYHEQLSVSEITNACFEPCNQMVKCDPRHGKYMACCLLYRGDVVPKDVNAAIATIKTKRSIQFVDWCPTGFKVGINYQPPTVVPGGDLAKVQRAVCMLSNTTAIAEAWARLDHKFDLMYAKRAFVHWYVGEGMEEGEFSEAREDMAALEKDYEEVGVDSIEGEGEEEGEEY; encoded by the exons ATG CGTGAATGTATCTCAGTACACGTGGGTCAGGCTGGAGTCCAGATGGGCAATGCATGCTGGGAACTCTACTGTCTGGAGCACGGGATCCAGCCTGATGGTCAGATGCCCAGTGACAAGACCATTGGAGGAGGAGACGACTCCTTTAACACCTTCTTCAGTGAGACTGGAGCTGGCAAGCACGTCCCCAGGGCTGTGTTTGTGGATCTGGAGCCCACTGTCATTG ATGAGGTGCGCACAGGAACTTACCGCCAACTCTTCCATCCTGAGCAGCTGATCACTGGGAAGGAGGATGCAGCCAACAACTACGCCCGTGGTCATTACACCATCGGCAAAGAGATCATAGACATGGTTCTGGACAGGACTCGCAAACTG gcTGACCAGTGCACTGGCCTCCAGGGCTTCCTGGTCTTCCACAGCTTTGGAGGTGGCACCGGTTCCGGTTTCACCTCCCTGTTAATGGAACGCCTGTCTGTTGACTATGGCAAGAAGTCCAAGCTTGAGTTCTCCATATACCCAGCTCCCCAGGTGTCCACAGCTGTTGTTGAGCCCTACAACGCCATCTtgaccacacacaccaccctggAACATTCAGACTGTGCTTTCATGGTAGACAATGAGGCTATCTATGACATCTGCCGTAGGAACCTTGATATTGAGCGTCCGTCCTACACTAATCTTAACAGGTTGATTGGCCAGATTGTGTCCTCCATCACTGCTTCCCTCCGATTCGATGGTGCCCTCAATGTTgatctgacagagttccagaccAACTTGGTGCCCTATCCCCGTATCCACTTCCCCCTGGCCACCTATGCCCCAGTGATCTCAGCAGAGAGGGCTTACCATGAGCAACTCTCTGTGTCTGAGATCACCAATGCTTGCTTTGAGCCATGTAATCAGATGGTAAAATGTGACCCACGTCACGGCAAGTACATGGCCTGCTGTCTGCTGTACCGTGGCGACGTTGTTCCCAAAGACGTTAACGCTGCCATTGCCACCATCAAAACAAAACGCTCCATCCAGTTTGTAGACTGGTGTCCAACTGGTTTCAAGGTTGGTATCAACTACCAGCCCCCAACTGTGGTACCTGGTGGAGATCTGGCCAAGGTCCAGAGGGCAGTGTGCATGCTTAGCAACACCACTGCTATTGCAGAGGCCTGGGCCCGCCTTGACCACAAGTTTGACCTGATGTATGCCAAGCGTGCTTTCGTGCATTGGTACGTAGGTGAgggtatggaggagggagagtTCTCTGAGGCCAGAGAAGACATGGCTGCCCTGGAGAAAGATTATGAGGAGGTGGGTGTCGACTCcattgagggagagggagaggaggagggagaggagtattAA
- the LOC135539871 gene encoding tubulin alpha-1C chain isoform X1, with translation MRECISVHVGQAGVQIGNACWELYCLEHGIQPDGKMPSDKTIGGGDDSFNTFFSETGAGKHVPRAVFVDLEPTVIDEVRSGTYRQLFHPEQLITGKEDAANNYARGHYTIGKEIIDLVLDRIRKLADQCTGLQGFLVFHSFGGGTGSGFTSLLMERLSVDYGKKSKLEFSIYPAPQVSTAVVEPYNSILTTHTTLEHSDCAFMVDNEAIYDICRRNLDIERPSYTNLNRLISQIVSSITASLRFDGALNVDLTEFQTNLVPYPRIHFPLATYAPVISAEKAYHEQLTVSEITNACFEPCNQMVKCDPRHGKYMACCLLYRGDVVPKDVNAAIATIKTKRSIQFVDWCPTGFKVGINYQPPTVVPGGDLAKVQRAVCMLSNTTAVAEAWARLDHKFDLMYAKRAFVHWYVGEGMEEGEFSEAREDMAALEKDYEEVGADSVEGEDEGEEY, from the exons ATG CGTGAGTGTATCTCGGTCCATGTGGGCCAGGCTGGAGTCCAGATCGGCAATGCATGCTGGGAGCTGTACTGTCTTGAGCATGGGATCCAACCAGATGGCAAGATGCCCAGTGACAAGACCATTGGAGGAGGTGACGACTCCTTTAACACCTTCTTCAGTGAGACTGGAGCTGGCAAGCACGTCCCCAGGGCTGTGTTTGTGGATCTGGAGCCCACTGTCATTG ATGAGGTGCGATCTGGAACTTACCGCCAGCTCTTCCACCCTGAGCAGCTGATCACTGGGAAGGAGGATGCAGCCAACAACTACGCCCGTGGGCATTACACCATCGGCAAAGAGATCATCGACTTGGTTCTGGACAGGATCCGCAAACTG gcTGACCAGTGCACTGGCCTCCAGGGCTTCCTGGTCTTCCACAGCTTTGGAGGTGGTACCGGTTCTGGTTTCACTTCCCTGTTAATGGAACGCCTGTCTGTTGACTATGGCAAGAAGTCCAAGCTTGAGTTCTCCATCTACCCAGCTCCCCAGGTGTCCACAGCTGTTGTTGAGCCCTACAACTCAATCCTGACCACCCACACCACCCTGGAGCATTCTGACTGTGCTTTCATGGTAGACAATGAGGCTATCTATGACATCTGCCGTAGGAACCTGGATATCGAGCGTCCTTCCTACACCAACCTGAACAGGTTGATCAGCCAGATTGTGTCCTCCATCACTGCTTCCCTCCGATTCGACGGTGCCCTCAATGTTgatctgacagagttccagaccAACTTGGTGCCCTATCCCCGTATCCACTTCCCCCTTGCCACCTATGCCCCAGTGATCTCAGCAGAGAAGGCTTACCATGAGCAGCTGACTGTTTCAGAGATCACAAATGCCTGTTTTGAGCCATGTAATCAGATGGTGAAATGTGACCCACGTCACGGCAAGTACATGGCCTGCTGTCTGCTGTATCGTGGTGACGTTGTGCCCAAAGACGTTAACGCTGCCATTGCCACCATCAAAACAAAACGCTCCATCCAGTTTGTAGACTGGTGCCCAACTGGTTTCAAGGTTGGTATCAACTACCAGCCCCCAACTGTGGTACCTGGTGGAGATCTGGCCAAGGTCCAGAGGGCAGTGTGCATGCTTAGCAACACCACTGCAGTGGCTGAGGCTTGGGCCCGCCTTGACCACAAGTTTGACCTGATGTATGCCAAGCGTGCATTCGTGCACTGGTACGTAGGTGAgggtatggaggagggagagtTCTCTGAGGCCAGGGAAGACATGGCTGCCCTGGAGAAAGATTATGAGGAGGTGGGCGCAGACAGCGtggaaggagaggatgagggagaagagTACTAA
- the LOC135539871 gene encoding tubulin alpha-1C chain isoform X2, translating to MPSDKTIGGGDDSFNTFFSETGAGKHVPRAVFVDLEPTVIDEVRSGTYRQLFHPEQLITGKEDAANNYARGHYTIGKEIIDLVLDRIRKLADQCTGLQGFLVFHSFGGGTGSGFTSLLMERLSVDYGKKSKLEFSIYPAPQVSTAVVEPYNSILTTHTTLEHSDCAFMVDNEAIYDICRRNLDIERPSYTNLNRLISQIVSSITASLRFDGALNVDLTEFQTNLVPYPRIHFPLATYAPVISAEKAYHEQLTVSEITNACFEPCNQMVKCDPRHGKYMACCLLYRGDVVPKDVNAAIATIKTKRSIQFVDWCPTGFKVGINYQPPTVVPGGDLAKVQRAVCMLSNTTAVAEAWARLDHKFDLMYAKRAFVHWYVGEGMEEGEFSEAREDMAALEKDYEEVGADSVEGEDEGEEY from the exons ATGCCCAGTGACAAGACCATTGGAGGAGGTGACGACTCCTTTAACACCTTCTTCAGTGAGACTGGAGCTGGCAAGCACGTCCCCAGGGCTGTGTTTGTGGATCTGGAGCCCACTGTCATTG ATGAGGTGCGATCTGGAACTTACCGCCAGCTCTTCCACCCTGAGCAGCTGATCACTGGGAAGGAGGATGCAGCCAACAACTACGCCCGTGGGCATTACACCATCGGCAAAGAGATCATCGACTTGGTTCTGGACAGGATCCGCAAACTG gcTGACCAGTGCACTGGCCTCCAGGGCTTCCTGGTCTTCCACAGCTTTGGAGGTGGTACCGGTTCTGGTTTCACTTCCCTGTTAATGGAACGCCTGTCTGTTGACTATGGCAAGAAGTCCAAGCTTGAGTTCTCCATCTACCCAGCTCCCCAGGTGTCCACAGCTGTTGTTGAGCCCTACAACTCAATCCTGACCACCCACACCACCCTGGAGCATTCTGACTGTGCTTTCATGGTAGACAATGAGGCTATCTATGACATCTGCCGTAGGAACCTGGATATCGAGCGTCCTTCCTACACCAACCTGAACAGGTTGATCAGCCAGATTGTGTCCTCCATCACTGCTTCCCTCCGATTCGACGGTGCCCTCAATGTTgatctgacagagttccagaccAACTTGGTGCCCTATCCCCGTATCCACTTCCCCCTTGCCACCTATGCCCCAGTGATCTCAGCAGAGAAGGCTTACCATGAGCAGCTGACTGTTTCAGAGATCACAAATGCCTGTTTTGAGCCATGTAATCAGATGGTGAAATGTGACCCACGTCACGGCAAGTACATGGCCTGCTGTCTGCTGTATCGTGGTGACGTTGTGCCCAAAGACGTTAACGCTGCCATTGCCACCATCAAAACAAAACGCTCCATCCAGTTTGTAGACTGGTGCCCAACTGGTTTCAAGGTTGGTATCAACTACCAGCCCCCAACTGTGGTACCTGGTGGAGATCTGGCCAAGGTCCAGAGGGCAGTGTGCATGCTTAGCAACACCACTGCAGTGGCTGAGGCTTGGGCCCGCCTTGACCACAAGTTTGACCTGATGTATGCCAAGCGTGCATTCGTGCACTGGTACGTAGGTGAgggtatggaggagggagagtTCTCTGAGGCCAGGGAAGACATGGCTGCCCTGGAGAAAGATTATGAGGAGGTGGGCGCAGACAGCGtggaaggagaggatgagggagaagagTACTAA